The genomic stretch AGGTGGTGCTGGCTGACGGCCGGGCGCTGCGCCTGGGCGGGGCCCGGCTGAAGGATGCGGCCGGCCTGTCGCTGACGAAGCTGTTCGTCGGCAGTGAGGGCACTCTCGGCATCGTCACCGAGATCACCCTGCGCCTGATGCCGCCGCAGCACCCGCCGCGCACGGTCGTCGCCGGTTTCGCGGACACCCGGGCCGCGACCGGGGCGATCGTCGCCATCACCGCGGGCCTGCGCCCGTCGATACTGGAGTACCTGGACCGCACCACCGTCAACGCCGTCGAGGACCACCTGCGGATGGGCCTGGACCGGTCGGCGGCCGCGCTGATCGTCGCGCAGACCGACACCGAGGGCGCTACTGCCGACCGGGAGCTCGCCGCGATCGTCGAGGCCTGCGAACGCCACGGCGCGACCGAGGTTCTCGCCACCGACGACCCGGACGAGGGCGAGGCGTTCACGGTGGCCCGGCGGCAGGCCATTCCGGCGCTGGAGAAGAAGGGAAAACTGCTGCTGGAGGACGTCGGTGTCGGCGTGGCCGCTCTGCCCGCCCTGGTCGCGGGGATCGAGAGGATCGCGGCCGCGCGCGACGTCACGATCGCGCTGATCGCCCATGCCGGTGACGGGAACACCCACCCCCTGATCGTTTTCGACCCGGCCGACGGGGAGGCCGCGGCCCGGGCCGGCCGGGCGTTCGGCGAGGTGATGGACCTGGCCATCGCCCTGGACGGCACCATCACCGGCGAGCACGGGGTGGGACGGCTGAAACAGCCCTGGCTGGCCGCGCAACTGGGGGAGGACGTCATGGACCTGAGCCGCCGCATCAAGGCCGCGATCGACCCCCTGGGCATCATGAACCCCGGCGCCATGATCTGACACGACGACGTGCAACAGGGAAGTGGGGGCCCTCCCGGCCGGAGGCTGGGGGATCGCCTGATCACGGAGGAGCTCATTTCTCGGCCGTGATCAGGCAAACTTTGCCCGAGGCGCCCCCGACGTCGGATAGAACATCATCCATGAACCTGACCAGGGAGAACGTGCTCGGGTACCGGTTCCGGGCGCAGGGGCTCGACCGTGACGGCGGTGTCGAGGGGTTGCTGGGCCTCGGGATCCAGGACACCCCCGCCGGAACCGCGGCGACCGCACTCGCGGCCCGGGGCGCCGAACGCCCGCCCGGGACCCGCATCGTCTGGTCGTGGCGCGGTGCCCCGCACGTGCACGCCGAGGCCGACCTGAAACGGCTGGCCGCGGCCACCTGGCCGGTGGACGACGCCGACGCCACACGCCGCATCAGCAACCCCCGCATCAAGGAAGGCGCCCGACGGGGACTCGAGGCCTTCGTCGCCGCGGCCACGGCCCTGCGCGAGGCCGTCACCGAGAAGCTGCCGAAGGGCGAGGTGAGCCGCCGGGTCAGCGCCACCGTGCCCGACGACCTCAACTTCGACTGCCCCACCTGCGAGTCCCGGCACATCAGTGGCGGCCTGTTCCAGCTCGTCGGGGTCGCGGCCGGTGTCGAGGTGGTCACGCAGGGCCGGTCAACCTTCCTGCAGCCCTTGCCGGCGGCCCTGCGCCGTCGCGAGATCCCGCGGGCCGGGAGCGGTCTGGACGAGATGCTGCTGCGGTACCTGCACGTCAACGGCCCGGTGTCGAGCGCGGCGCTCGCGGCCCACGCCGGGATGACGGCCACCGCGCTGAAGCCGCACCTGCCGGCCGGCCTGGTCGAGGTGAGCGCCGGGAACACCGGGAAAGTCTGGGCGCCGGAAGGCGACCTGGAGGATCTGCGTCGTGATGCGCGTCCTGAGGCAGTGCGGTTGCTGCCCGGAGGAGACCCCTGGCTGACGGTGCGCGACCGCGATCTGGTGGTACCCGGGGCCGAGCAGCACCGGGCGATCTACACGTCGCTGAGCAACCCCGGGGTGGTGCTGGTGAACGGCGACGTCACCGGCACCTGGCGGGCGAAACGTGCCGGGAGGGTGCTGGACCTCGAGATCACGGCGTTCGGCGACCTGTCCGCCGCGGTGAAGCAGCAGGTGGAGCAGGAGGCCCGGCTGATCGCCCCGGCCCGCGCGGCGCAGGACGCCCGGGTGCGTTACGCATAACTCAGAAGAATTTTGAGAAACCGGGGAACCGAACGAGGTCGGCGTGAGTCTGAATGGATACCCGGCGGTGGTGCGCGGCGGAGGTCGCCGTATGTCAGGGTGCGGCGAGAGCCGCCGTCACTGCCGCCGGGGCCAAACGTCCGGAGCCGATCAGGCCCGGGCGGCGTCGTCCTCGGGCTTGGGCCACAACCGGTGAAACGTGGTGTCCGTGCCACCCTCCGGCGCCACCACACCCTCGGGCACCGGCAGCACCTGGCGCAGCCACGAGCGCTGCCCCCACATCCGCCACTCGCGCGGGTAACCCACCGAGACCTCCTCGAAGCGCGTGCCGTCCATCCAGGTGCGCCGCGGGATGTGCAGGTGGCCGTAGACCACCACGTCGGCCCGGTAGCGCCGGTGCCAGTCACCGCTCAGCGAGGTGCCGCACCACTGCGCGAACTGCGGGTACCGCAGGATGTCGTTGGGGTGCCTCTCCACCGGCCAGTGGTTGATGAGCACCGTGCGCACGTCGGGGCTCAGTGCCTCGAGCCGTTCGCGGGTGTACTCGACCCGGGCGCGGCACCAGTCCTCCCGGGCCGGATAGGGGTCCGGGTGCAGGAAACGCTCGTCCGAGCAGACCACGCCGGTGTCGTAGGCCCGCTTGAGCGAGGCCTCCTGGGTGGTCGTGCCCGGCGCCAGGAACGAGTAGTCGTACAGCAGGAACATCGGCACGATCGTCACCGGGCCGCCGTCGCCGGTCCACACCGGGAACTCGTCCTCCGGCGTGAGGACACCGATCTCGCGGCACAGCTGGACCAGCCGCTCGTAGCGCGCGAGCCCGCGCAGCGTGACCTCGTCGCTGGGGTGCGTCCACAGTTCGTGGTTGCCGGGCACCCAGATCACCTGGGCGAAGCGCCCCGCGAGCAGCCGGAGCGTCCACTCGACGTCCTCGACCTTCTCGGCCACGTCGCCGGCGACGATCAGCCAGTCGCCGGGACCCTCCGGGTGCAGGGACTCGGTGATCTCCCGGTTCTCCCGGTAACCGATGTGCAGGTCGCTGACAGCGAGAAGTTTTGGCGTTTCGGACACCCCGCCACGCTACCCCGGCAGTCCGGCGACGGGCCGCTCGTCCGTGCTCGCGACGCGTCCCTGCTCCAGATACAGCACATAGCTGGCCACGGCCGGGACCTCGACGGCCAGGCGGCCGGGCTCGATCAGCATCTCCTCGGTGGCCAGCAGCCCCTTCGACTCCGGGTCGAAGATCAGCGTCAGCCGCCGGGCCGGCCCGAAGGTGAACTCGAACGAATAGCCCAGGCCGGTGCGCCCGGCCCGGTCCACCGTCTCTCCCCGGGCCACGAGATCGGGTTGACCGATGAGGATCTCGTAGAACGCGGCGGCCAGCCCGGACGGGATCGCCTGGGTGTGCAGGCGCTGTACCGAGGCGATGAGCACCAGGGTCTCGGGCACGTTGTGCTGCGGCGAGGGAGCGCCCTTGAGCAGGTAGGCCCGCAACTGGCCGGGGTCGTGCGGCAGGTCGGGGGCCCACTCGACCTGTGCGGTGGTGGTGCTGTCACTGCGCGCCGTGTTCGGCCGCTGTTCGATCACCCGCACCTGCCCGTCGGCCGCGCTCCACCGTTCCCGGTCCTCGGCCATCAGCTCCAGCTGCCCACGGCCACCACCTCCCACACCGAGGTTGAGGTGCCATTCACGGGTGCGGAGGTAGCTGAAGGCCTGGTTCGAACTCACGAGGGTGAACTTTAATGGGGCTTTGCCGCAGAACGCGCCTTCGGCGGGTTCAGGGCGTGGGGGGTGCTGACGCGATGCGTTCTGCCACCCGGCGGTGACGGAACTGGTACACGGGCCCCACCTGGCGCAACAGGCCACGCCGGTGGGCGTCCACCAGGAACGGCATGAGGCGCAGGGGGAGACGGCCCCGCCAGGCCTGGATCACCACGGACCAGGTGTAGGTGGCCGAGGCCGAGACGGTGAGCAGGAGTGCCACGGCCGCCGCCACCGCGATCAGCAGCCCCACCCTGAGCCAGTAGGCCATGGGCTGCTCGCGCCCGAGCGTGGTGAGCCCCAGTACCGCCGTGGAGCAGGCCAGGAAGGTGCTGGATCCGAGCGCGAACACCAGGGTCCAGATCCGGTCGCCCCACAAGGTTTCCGCCGGGCCGGAAGCCCCTCGCCCGTCGGCCACGGGCCGGCCGATGTAGGCCAGGGCGATGGCGAAGAGCCCGAAGGCCCAGCCGATGATCCCCACGATGATCATCGTGGTGCCGTCCGTGAAGCTGGAGGCCAGGATGCCGCAGGCAGTGGTGAAAAGGGTGAAGGGGAGGATGGTGCGCCAGTTCTCGCGGGTCCGCAGGGCCTGCGAGTGCACCCGGCGAGGCAGGGCGCTCTCACCGGGTTCCTTGACCCGCAGCGTCATCAGGATGCCCCCGAGCATCGCCCCGGTACCGAAGATCACGGCCAGAGCGGGAGCTGTGGCGGTGGCCGTGGCCAGTCCCAGGCCGGCGCCGAGGAAGATCGACAGCAGGAACTGGCCGGCCCGGGACCGGATCCGGCCGCTGACCGTGAGGGCCACGAAGAGGGTGACGCCGGCGATCACCCCGCCGCGCCAGAAGGTCGCCAGGGCCAGGAGGCCCCCGCAGGTGGTCGCCAGCACCGTGGCGCGCAGGGCCCGCCGGGTCGTGGCGCCCACGCTCTGATGGAGCTCCCACCAGGCGATGTTGGGCGTGCGGTACTGCTGCGTGTACCGGGCCAGCTCGGTCAGCCAGCGGTGCTCCGGCCCCGCCGGGGTCTGCGCGGGGGTGTCCTGGTAGGCCGAGGCGATGTACGAGTCCAGGAGATGGTCTTCCAGCGATCTCGCGGTCGGGAACCGGTCGGGCGAGACCAGTTCGTCGGGCAGCCC from Kineosporia sp. NBRC 101731 encodes the following:
- a CDS encoding metallophosphoesterase, giving the protein MSETPKLLAVSDLHIGYRENREITESLHPEGPGDWLIVAGDVAEKVEDVEWTLRLLAGRFAQVIWVPGNHELWTHPSDEVTLRGLARYERLVQLCREIGVLTPEDEFPVWTGDGGPVTIVPMFLLYDYSFLAPGTTTQEASLKRAYDTGVVCSDERFLHPDPYPAREDWCRARVEYTRERLEALSPDVRTVLINHWPVERHPNDILRYPQFAQWCGTSLSGDWHRRYRADVVVYGHLHIPRRTWMDGTRFEEVSVGYPREWRMWGQRSWLRQVLPVPEGVVAPEGGTDTTFHRLWPKPEDDAARA
- a CDS encoding crosslink repair DNA glycosylase YcaQ family protein, translating into MNLTRENVLGYRFRAQGLDRDGGVEGLLGLGIQDTPAGTAATALAARGAERPPGTRIVWSWRGAPHVHAEADLKRLAAATWPVDDADATRRISNPRIKEGARRGLEAFVAAATALREAVTEKLPKGEVSRRVSATVPDDLNFDCPTCESRHISGGLFQLVGVAAGVEVVTQGRSTFLQPLPAALRRREIPRAGSGLDEMLLRYLHVNGPVSSAALAAHAGMTATALKPHLPAGLVEVSAGNTGKVWAPEGDLEDLRRDARPEAVRLLPGGDPWLTVRDRDLVVPGAEQHRAIYTSLSNPGVVLVNGDVTGTWRAKRAGRVLDLEITAFGDLSAAVKQQVEQEARLIAPARAAQDARVRYA
- a CDS encoding FAD-linked oxidase C-terminal domain-containing protein, whose protein sequence is MPAPTPTALDELVASLPDGVVITDPVRTDKYRYDRAADPDAGTPVAVVRAESTGQVQTALRWASEHRVAVVPRGAGTGLSGGSTAVSGGIVLSTERLRDIRVDRLGRVAVVQPGLLNAEVKRAAAECGLWYPPDPSSFEICSIGGNIATNAGGLCCVKYGVTADYVLALEVVLADGRALRLGGARLKDAAGLSLTKLFVGSEGTLGIVTEITLRLMPPQHPPRTVVAGFADTRAATGAIVAITAGLRPSILEYLDRTTVNAVEDHLRMGLDRSAAALIVAQTDTEGATADRELAAIVEACERHGATEVLATDDPDEGEAFTVARRQAIPALEKKGKLLLEDVGVGVAALPALVAGIERIAAARDVTIALIAHAGDGNTHPLIVFDPADGEAAARAGRAFGEVMDLAIALDGTITGEHGVGRLKQPWLAAQLGEDVMDLSRRIKAAIDPLGIMNPGAMI